A genome region from Blautia coccoides includes the following:
- the pfkA gene encoding 6-phosphofructokinase encodes MAANKEIKTIGVLTSGGDAPGMNAAIRAVVRRGLSRGINMKGVLKGYNGLLNEEIIDLTAVDVSDTIQRGGTILYTARCAEFRTEEGQRRGAEVCKKHGIDGLVVIGGDGSFAGAQKLANLGINAVGVPGTIDLDIACTEYTIGFDTAVNTAMEAIDKVRDTSTSHERVSIIEVMGRNAGYLALWCGIANGAEDVLLPEKYDYDEQQIINNIIDNRKKGKKHHIIINAEGIGHSEAMAKRIEAATGIETRATILGHMQRGGSPTCKDRVYASIMGAKAVDVLLEGKTKRVIGYKNGEYVDFDINEALAMKKTIPDYQFEISYSLSHNYSKNV; translated from the coding sequence ATGGCTGCGAATAAAGAAATTAAGACAATCGGTGTTTTAACCAGCGGTGGAGATGCCCCAGGAATGAATGCTGCCATCCGTGCAGTTGTAAGACGAGGCCTGAGCCGTGGCATTAACATGAAAGGTGTTTTAAAAGGATATAACGGACTACTGAACGAAGAGATAATTGATTTGACAGCCGTGGACGTTTCCGATACCATCCAGAGAGGCGGTACCATTCTCTATACGGCACGCTGTGCAGAATTCCGTACAGAGGAAGGACAGAGACGCGGTGCTGAAGTGTGTAAAAAGCACGGGATCGACGGCCTTGTAGTTATCGGCGGTGACGGTTCCTTTGCCGGTGCACAGAAGCTTGCCAATCTGGGGATCAACGCAGTAGGCGTACCGGGAACCATTGATCTGGATATTGCATGTACAGAGTATACCATTGGATTTGACACTGCTGTGAATACGGCTATGGAAGCCATTGACAAAGTACGTGATACCTCTACCTCCCATGAGCGTGTCAGCATCATCGAAGTTATGGGAAGAAATGCCGGATACCTGGCGCTGTGGTGCGGTATTGCCAACGGTGCGGAGGATGTCCTGCTTCCGGAAAAGTATGACTACGATGAGCAGCAGATCATCAATAATATTATTGATAACCGTAAGAAAGGCAAAAAGCATCATATCATCATCAACGCTGAGGGTATCGGACACTCAGAGGCTATGGCAAAGCGTATCGAGGCTGCCACAGGTATTGAGACAAGGGCAACCATCCTGGGCCACATGCAGCGAGGCGGAAGCCCCACATGTAAGGACCGTGTATATGCATCTATTATGGGTGCAAAAGCAGTGGATGTCCTTCTGGAAGGAAAGACCAAGAGAGTTATCGGATACAAGAATGGCGAGTATGTGGATTTTGACATCAATGAGGCACTGGCTATGAAGAAAACCATTCCGGATTACCAGTTTGAGATCAGCTATTCTCTGTCACACAACTACAGCAAGAACGTATAA